In a genomic window of Lycium ferocissimum isolate CSIRO_LF1 chromosome 9, AGI_CSIRO_Lferr_CH_V1, whole genome shotgun sequence:
- the LOC132029526 gene encoding DEAD-box ATP-dependent RNA helicase 15: protein MGENKENDAYEEELLDYEEDDEKIPDSATKVNGESAKKGYVGIHSSGFRDFLLKPELLRAIVDSGFEHPSEVQHECIPQAILGMDVICQAKSGMGKTAVFVLSTLQQIEPVAGQVAALVLCHTRELAYQICHEFERFSTYLPDIKVAVFYGGVNIKLHKELLKNECPHIVVGTPGRILALARDKELSLRNVRHFILDECDKMLESLDMRRDVQEIFKMTPHDKQVMMFSATLSKEIRPVCKKFMQDPMEIYVDDEAKLTLHGLVQHYIKLSETEKNRKLNDLLDALDFNQVVIFVKSVSRAAELNKLLVECNFPSICIHSGMSQEERLTRYKGFKEGHKRILVATDLVGRGIDIERVNIVINYDMPDSADTYLHRVGRAGRFGTKGLAITFVSSASDSEVLNQVQERFEVDIKELPEQIDTSTYMPS from the exons ATGGGAGAAAACAAGGAGAACGATGCTTATGAAGAGGAGCTTCTAGActatgaagaagatgatgaaaaaatCCCTGATTCCGCTACTAAAGTCAATGGCGAGTCCGCCAAAAA GGGTTATGTTGGGATTCACAGTTCAGGTTTCAGAGACTTTCTTCTAAAGCCAGAGCTATTACGGGCTATTGTGGATTCTGGGTTTGAGCATCCTTCCGAAG TGCAACATGAGTGCATTCCACAAGCTATTCTGGGAATGGATGTTATTTGCCAAGCTAAATCTGGAATGGGCAAAACTGCTGTTTTtgttctttcaactctgcaACAGATTGAACCTGTCGCTGGTCAGGTTGCTGCCCTGGTTCTATGTCACACTAGGGAATTAGCTTATCAG ATCTGTCATGAGTTTGAGAGGTTCAGCACTTATCTGCCCGATATCAAGGTTGCTGTTTTCTATGGTGGTGTCAACATCAAACTCCATAAGGAGCTTCTGAAGAATGAATGCCCTCATATTGTTGTTGGAACTCCTGGAAGAATACTTGCATTGGCAAGAGATAAGGAACTCTCTTTGAGGAACGTGAGGCATTTTATACTAGATGAATGTGACAAGATGCTTGAATCACTTG ACATGAGGAGAGACGTGCAGGAAATCTTCAAGATGACTCCTCATGACAAGCAAGTCATGATGTTTTCTGCAACTCTCAGCAAGGAGATTCGCCCGGTTTGCAAGAAATTCATGCAAGAT CCAATGGAAATTTATGTCGACGATGAGGCCAAGTTGACCCTGCATGGACTTGTACAG CACTACATCAAATTGAGTGAAACGGAGAAAAATCGGAAGCTGAATGACCTGTTGGATGCTTTGGACTTCAACCAAGTTGTTATTTTTGTCAAGAGTGTGAGCAGAGCAGCAGAGTTGAACAAGTTACTTGTGGAGTGTAATTTTCCATCTATCTGCATCCACTCAGGCATGAGTCAGGAAGAAAG ACTGACGCGCTACAAGGGATTCAAGGAAGGGCATAAGAGAATTCTTGTGGCAACTGATTTGGTTGGGAGAGGCATAGACATTGAAAGGGTGAACATTGTTATTAACTATGACATGCCAGATTCTGCAGATACTTACCTTCACAGA GTGGGTAGAGCTGGTAGGTTTGGAACTAAAGGTCTTGCCATAACATTTGTGTCATCTGCATCAGATTCTGAAGTTCTCAATCAG GTTCAGGAGAGGTTTGAAGTGGATATTAAAGAGCTTCCTGAGCAGATTGATACTTCTACATACA TGCCATCGTAG